From one Paenibacillus sp. FSL K6-1330 genomic stretch:
- a CDS encoding ATP-binding protein yields MTRDLVYEMDVLKNQMAELQQLVYQALMERKPVSASNQHRQEIATAPTIHEATFEDGSVFYSGQVHLNGQNIRWEPQERRMDQLLDMNTEKAAKILAALGNKQRLDILKAVMAEPLSGSELVERLNMGTTGQLYHHLKALLGADLLVQEQGGRYALPKHRSLPFLLLLSAAGDLLDTSDYLEMTETRNNPGMYFGTSHGFDIHQLLWAVVENSVLEHTSGYGDQIGIFLHEDGSVTVTDNGRGIPVQALPNSNIPVVQSVLTDVHQLNASAHFLVPGAEKGISIAVVNALSKQLTVEIRRDGNIYRQEYRHGIPQTGLQIVGMTQETGTSVTFKPEPELFSSAFEFDRIMERKSAIAADYPGLTLTIRVTAE; encoded by the coding sequence ATGACACGTGATCTGGTTTATGAGATGGATGTCTTAAAGAATCAAATGGCAGAGCTGCAGCAGCTTGTTTATCAAGCTCTTATGGAACGCAAACCTGTATCCGCATCAAACCAACACCGCCAAGAAATCGCAACAGCACCTACGATACATGAAGCAACCTTCGAAGACGGCTCCGTATTCTACTCCGGGCAAGTGCACCTGAACGGACAAAACATCCGCTGGGAGCCGCAGGAACGGCGAATGGATCAATTGCTGGACATGAACACCGAGAAGGCTGCCAAAATCCTCGCAGCACTGGGCAACAAGCAGCGCCTGGATATTTTAAAGGCCGTCATGGCAGAGCCCCTATCCGGTTCCGAGCTGGTAGAACGGTTGAATATGGGAACGACGGGTCAGCTGTATCACCACCTCAAAGCGCTGCTCGGCGCGGATCTCCTTGTGCAGGAGCAGGGCGGCCGGTACGCTCTTCCTAAGCATCGGAGCCTGCCGTTCCTGCTGCTGCTGTCTGCTGCAGGCGATTTGCTCGATACAAGCGATTACCTGGAGATGACCGAAACCCGCAACAATCCGGGGATGTATTTTGGAACCTCGCACGGCTTCGATATTCATCAGCTGCTTTGGGCCGTAGTGGAAAATTCAGTATTGGAGCACACGAGCGGGTATGGCGATCAGATTGGCATTTTCCTGCATGAGGATGGCAGCGTGACGGTTACCGATAACGGGAGAGGCATACCTGTGCAGGCCCTTCCGAATTCCAACATCCCAGTCGTACAATCGGTACTAACCGATGTCCACCAATTGAACGCCAGCGCACACTTTCTGGTCCCCGGCGCCGAAAAAGGCATCAGCATCGCCGTAGTCAATGCCCTCTCCAAGCAGCTGACCGTGGAAATTCGCCGTGACGGGAACATATACCGGCAGGAGTACAGGCACGGCATTCCGCAGACCGGGCTTCAGATTGTCGGCATGACTCAGGAGACAGGTACCAGCGTGACATTCAAGCCTGAGCCGGAATTATTCAGCTCTGCCTTTGAATTTGACCGCATCATGGAGCGCAAGAGCGCAATTGCCGCCGACTATCCTGGACTCACCCTAACAATCCGCGTTACCGCTGAATAA
- a CDS encoding GNAT family N-acetyltransferase: protein MPLLGELYQVVSAADALFWWVGDQDNWGNVFCAIEDGKMVAKGQVGIINVIPPGCEPTCKHHIYVNLKAVPQRERDYDLLGEMYKVLYERALALKRTLPETYGTYLCVGNYAHEIGNNTFFTEDIGFQPLEKLYSMKRSLNEPLHALPLDDRYRYRLWKMESAEEEEMYLKLEAEVWPEAPLGLGRLREYKGHPSWTATNVLEGDTIIGSTMAWVEEGNVGVIEDVFVREPWRQRGIAKYLLYRAMSYLQAHGSVSVKLQVKAANETALSLYHSVGFAKDQEEHRFYLPL, encoded by the coding sequence ATGCCTCTGCTGGGGGAGCTGTATCAGGTTGTATCCGCAGCGGATGCACTGTTTTGGTGGGTAGGTGACCAGGACAATTGGGGCAACGTGTTCTGTGCTATTGAAGATGGGAAGATGGTGGCCAAGGGACAAGTGGGCATTATTAACGTGATCCCGCCTGGATGTGAGCCTACCTGCAAGCATCACATTTATGTGAATCTCAAGGCTGTACCACAGCGGGAGCGGGATTATGATCTGTTAGGTGAAATGTATAAGGTGCTCTATGAACGTGCCCTTGCGTTAAAGAGGACGCTGCCGGAGACATACGGGACGTATTTGTGCGTGGGCAACTATGCCCATGAGATCGGCAACAACACTTTCTTTACAGAGGATATCGGATTTCAGCCGCTGGAGAAGTTGTATTCAATGAAGCGGTCACTTAATGAGCCTTTACATGCCTTGCCGTTAGATGATCGCTATCGCTATCGACTGTGGAAGATGGAATCTGCGGAAGAGGAAGAGATGTATCTAAAGCTCGAGGCTGAGGTTTGGCCGGAAGCGCCGCTGGGGCTTGGACGATTACGGGAATACAAAGGGCATCCCAGCTGGACTGCCACGAATGTCCTGGAAGGGGACACGATAATCGGCAGTACCATGGCATGGGTGGAAGAAGGGAACGTCGGCGTGATTGAAGATGTGTTTGTGAGAGAACCGTGGAGACAACGGGGAATCGCCAAATATCTGCTCTACCGTGCCATGTCCTATCTTCAGGCTCATGGATCCGTCTCGGTAAAACTTCAAGTGAAGGCAGCCAATGAGACGGCGTTGTCACTCTATCATTCGGTTGGCTTTGCCAAAGATCAAGAGGAGCATCGATTTTATCTGCCTTTATAA
- a CDS encoding DeoR/GlpR family DNA-binding transcription regulator, whose translation MFPLERQKKILELLTIRKVLKITELTEELNVSVDTLRRDLNTLTKQGRIEKIYGGVKLVESRFGESSMDERMVSQLEEKDRIARKCSEFIHDGDCIYIDSGSTTYQMAKYVKHKKKLTVVTNSLPVAIELMDSDVELIMIGGKIRREEQSVVAYEYIFNFHELNVLKAFICCSGITIEKGISDYNLEEAITRKKMIELSKEVVVMADSTKFGKDVTISIASLDKIDMIVTDANVHASFIPKFKKTNSTLVIADE comes from the coding sequence ATGTTTCCACTGGAGAGGCAGAAGAAAATACTTGAGCTGCTAACGATTCGAAAAGTATTGAAGATCACGGAGCTAACGGAAGAGCTGAACGTCTCTGTAGATACGCTGCGCCGGGATTTGAACACCCTGACCAAGCAGGGGCGGATCGAGAAGATATATGGCGGGGTTAAACTCGTGGAGTCCCGGTTCGGCGAATCCTCCATGGACGAGCGCATGGTCAGCCAGTTGGAAGAGAAGGATCGGATCGCCCGCAAATGCAGCGAATTCATTCATGACGGCGATTGCATCTATATCGACAGCGGCTCGACCACATATCAGATGGCCAAATACGTGAAGCATAAGAAGAAGCTGACGGTCGTTACCAACTCGCTGCCGGTTGCGATTGAGCTGATGGACAGCGATGTGGAACTGATTATGATCGGCGGCAAAATCCGTAGGGAAGAACAATCCGTCGTAGCGTATGAATACATCTTCAACTTTCACGAGCTGAATGTGCTGAAAGCCTTCATCTGCTGCAGCGGCATTACGATTGAAAAAGGCATCTCCGACTACAACCTGGAAGAAGCCATTACGCGCAAAAAAATGATCGAGCTGTCCAAAGAGGTGGTTGTCATGGCGGACAGCACCAAGTTCGGCAAAGACGTCACCATTTCCATCGCATCGCTCGACAAAATTGATATGATCGTGACCGATGCGAATGTCCATGCAAGCTTCATTCCAAAATTCAAAAAAACCAATTCAACGCTAGTGATTGCCGATGAATAG
- a CDS encoding ABC transporter ATP-binding protein, with translation MLKLEHISKQFDDKVVLDDINVEIGSGEIVSLLGPSGSGKTTLLNIILGLTRMDQGKIVFHDQDLSNVPMKKRGFNIVFQDYALFPNLNAYDNIVYGLRNKKGSVSQQEVQEYIDFLELQPHVNKRIGELSGGQKQRVALARTLVTKPKILLLDEPLSALDGVIKESIKQRIQSIAREFNLTTIIVTHDPEEALTLSDKILIIHQGQIAQFGTPQEIVHHPSNDFVKQFIIKQLHIKRQNIYNLFGEQYA, from the coding sequence TTGCTGAAGCTAGAGCATATTAGCAAACAATTCGACGATAAAGTGGTTTTGGATGACATCAACGTAGAAATCGGTTCGGGCGAAATCGTGTCACTGCTCGGTCCGAGCGGCAGCGGGAAGACCACATTACTGAATATTATTTTGGGACTCACCCGGATGGATCAGGGAAAAATCGTGTTCCATGACCAAGATCTGAGCAACGTACCGATGAAGAAGCGCGGGTTTAATATCGTTTTTCAGGACTATGCCTTATTTCCCAATCTGAATGCCTACGACAATATCGTATACGGCCTGCGCAACAAGAAGGGGAGCGTGAGTCAGCAGGAGGTACAGGAATATATCGACTTTCTGGAGCTTCAGCCTCATGTGAACAAGCGGATCGGCGAACTGTCAGGAGGGCAGAAGCAGAGAGTGGCCCTGGCCAGAACGCTGGTCACGAAACCGAAAATCCTGCTGCTCGATGAGCCGCTCAGCGCGCTGGACGGCGTGATCAAGGAGTCGATCAAGCAGCGGATTCAATCGATTGCCAGAGAGTTTAACCTGACCACGATTATTGTGACGCATGACCCGGAGGAGGCGCTGACGCTCTCAGACAAAATCCTGATTATCCATCAGGGGCAGATCGCCCAATTCGGCACACCCCAGGAGATTGTCCATCATCCGAGCAATGATTTTGTGAAGCAGTTTATTATCAAGCAGCTGCACATCAAAAGGCAGAACATCTACAATCTGTTCGGTGAGCAGTATGCATAA
- a CDS encoding ABC transporter permease subunit, translating into MHNVKPEMRVIFTVILLLFAVFLFLPLLILLIRSFESDQGFTLGHYVSIGSNREFIAAIGNSVKISGITAVITTVLGFILAYSIHCTKIYRPVKGLLKTVIIIPMLLPTITYGFAIMYSFGNQGLITRLAGRNLFEIYGWNGLLIGYVIYTLPPVFLLIHNAFKYIDKKFIIVSKLMGDGTLRSFLNTILRPLAGALGGAFVLSFILSFTDFGIPASVGGTYPVVATQLYQVMLGSIPDFNQGAVIAVMMLIPAVFGIWLLNYLEKWNFHYDKLSDIELPRQRVRDIAFGIMSSVIVLGMLSIFAVMFIAPWLSSYPYDMTFTLKHVRDVFQSSDLTGVYRNSLWVAFLTALFGTLMAYGSALLNVRTSLKARSTVDMVSMITNTVPGMVLGISYLLFFNGSSLKGTFIIIVLCNIVHFFTTPYLMAKNSLSKMNPSWETTGELLGDSWFKTVYRVILPNSASTVIEMFSYYFINAMVTISGIIFLVSAQTSLVASKIKELQHFAKFNEIFVLSMLIFFTNLIIKLVCDALQRRTAHR; encoded by the coding sequence ATGCATAACGTGAAACCGGAAATGCGGGTCATCTTTACCGTCATCCTGTTATTGTTCGCCGTGTTTCTGTTCTTGCCGCTGCTCATCTTGCTGATCCGTTCCTTCGAATCCGATCAGGGGTTTACCCTCGGGCATTATGTATCCATAGGGTCGAATCGGGAATTCATCGCAGCGATTGGCAACAGTGTGAAGATATCGGGCATCACGGCGGTAATCACAACTGTCCTCGGGTTTATACTCGCGTATTCCATTCATTGCACCAAAATATATCGGCCCGTCAAAGGCCTGCTGAAAACCGTCATCATCATCCCCATGCTGCTCCCGACCATTACATATGGGTTCGCCATTATGTATTCGTTCGGTAATCAGGGGTTGATCACCCGGCTTGCCGGACGCAATCTGTTCGAAATCTACGGATGGAACGGACTGCTCATAGGCTACGTCATTTACACGCTGCCTCCAGTATTCCTGTTGATCCATAACGCGTTTAAATATATTGATAAAAAATTCATCATCGTCTCCAAGTTAATGGGTGACGGAACGTTGAGAAGTTTCCTGAATACGATTTTGCGTCCCTTGGCCGGAGCGCTTGGCGGAGCCTTTGTGCTTTCCTTTATCTTAAGCTTTACGGATTTTGGGATTCCGGCTTCGGTTGGCGGGACCTATCCGGTCGTGGCAACGCAGCTGTATCAGGTGATGCTGGGCTCCATTCCGGACTTCAACCAAGGCGCCGTCATTGCGGTCATGATGCTGATCCCCGCCGTGTTCGGCATTTGGCTGCTGAATTACTTGGAAAAATGGAATTTCCACTATGACAAGCTGTCGGATATCGAGCTGCCGCGGCAGCGCGTGCGGGATATCGCCTTCGGCATAATGTCATCGGTCATCGTGCTTGGAATGCTTTCCATTTTTGCCGTGATGTTCATTGCGCCATGGCTGAGCAGTTACCCCTATGACATGACGTTTACGCTTAAGCATGTACGGGACGTGTTTCAATCGAGTGATTTAACAGGGGTATACCGAAACTCCCTCTGGGTCGCCTTCTTGACGGCGCTATTCGGTACCTTGATGGCGTATGGATCAGCACTGCTCAATGTGCGTACATCGTTAAAAGCTCGATCCACGGTGGATATGGTATCGATGATCACGAATACGGTGCCTGGCATGGTGCTGGGGATATCCTACCTGCTCTTCTTTAATGGAAGCAGTCTGAAAGGAACCTTCATCATTATCGTTCTGTGCAATATTGTTCATTTCTTTACGACGCCGTATCTGATGGCCAAGAACTCCCTGTCCAAGATGAATCCTTCTTGGGAAACCACGGGGGAACTGCTCGGTGACAGCTGGTTCAAGACCGTTTATCGGGTGATCCTGCCAAACTCGGCTTCAACCGTCATTGAGATGTTCAGCTACTATTTCATCAACGCCATGGTGACGATCAGCGGCATTATCTTTCTTGTATCCGCCCAGACGTCGCTCGTAGCCAGCAAGATCAAAGAGCTGCAGCATTTCGCCAAGTTTAATGAGATTTTCGTGCTGTCGATGCTGATTTTCTTCACAAATCTGATCATCAAGCTGGTGTGCGACGCATTACAGAGGAGAACGGCGCATCGGTAA
- a CDS encoding extracellular solute-binding protein → MMKTLKGMLLSLIAISMVLALAACGSGSAGEAKKVVIYTNGDEEAVAAMETSLKNAGYEGQYLVQSLGTSELGGKLMAEGNKIEADLITMSSYFIESSQTKHSMFKDLAFDTGAVGTYPKYYTPILANTGSIFVNTQVLKDKGLPMPTSITDLTKPEFSGLVSIPNIMDSSTGWLLVQAIINQYGEDAGRKVLHDLIANVGPHLESSGSGPIKKVQAGEVAAGFGLRHQAVAAKADGAPIDYVDPVEGNFSLTESVAVVDKKNATTDLAMKMAETIVKDARKDLIVNYPVALYEGETVDEVNKPAYSMTFEKPLTVELLEKHQQFFNGSKE, encoded by the coding sequence ATGATGAAGACGCTTAAGGGAATGCTGCTGTCATTGATCGCAATCAGCATGGTGTTGGCTCTGGCCGCTTGCGGCAGCGGAAGCGCGGGGGAAGCGAAGAAGGTGGTCATCTACACCAACGGGGATGAAGAGGCCGTCGCCGCAATGGAAACATCGTTGAAGAATGCCGGATACGAAGGACAGTATCTCGTGCAATCCCTGGGTACATCCGAACTTGGCGGCAAACTGATGGCTGAGGGGAACAAAATCGAGGCTGATCTCATCACGATGAGCTCATACTTTATCGAAAGCTCGCAGACCAAGCACTCCATGTTTAAGGATTTGGCTTTTGACACAGGCGCTGTCGGAACTTATCCGAAATACTACACGCCGATTCTGGCGAATACCGGCTCTATCTTCGTGAATACACAAGTGCTGAAAGACAAAGGCTTGCCAATGCCAACCTCCATCACGGACCTGACCAAACCGGAATTCAGCGGACTCGTATCGATTCCGAATATTATGGATTCCTCCACCGGTTGGCTGCTGGTTCAGGCGATTATCAACCAATACGGCGAAGATGCGGGACGTAAGGTGCTCCATGACCTGATCGCTAATGTGGGACCGCATCTGGAGAGCTCGGGTTCCGGTCCGATCAAGAAAGTGCAGGCTGGAGAAGTGGCTGCGGGCTTCGGACTCCGCCATCAGGCGGTAGCCGCCAAAGCTGACGGTGCACCGATAGATTACGTGGATCCGGTCGAAGGAAACTTCTCGCTAACCGAGTCGGTTGCGGTGGTGGACAAGAAGAATGCCACAACGGATTTAGCGATGAAAATGGCCGAGACCATCGTGAAGGATGCCAGAAAAGACCTGATCGTGAACTATCCGGTGGCCCTATATGAAGGGGAGACCGTGGATGAAGTCAACAAACCTGCGTACTCGATGACCTTCGAGAAGCCGCTGACGGTGGAGCTGCTGGAAAAGCATCAGCAATTCTTCAATGGATCTAAAGAATAA
- the phnW gene encoding 2-aminoethylphosphonate--pyruvate transaminase, with product MNTYKLLTPGPLTTTKTVKEEMLFDRCTWDDEYKSITQKIRSQLLALAGADAAQYTAVLMQGSGTFAVEAVMTSTISNDDRVLIVTNGAYGERIVKMAKYIGLNYEEYQVNYDEHPSEDELRAILHKDEGITHIAMVHCETTTGILNPLEMVSTLSREYGKTLIIDAMSSFGGMEIDVQGLGIDYLISSANKCIQGVPGFGFVIAKLDKLAACEGIARSLALDLYDQWKGMDQDGKWRYTSPTHVVAAFSKALDELNEEGGVSARFSRYQNNNRLLRERLAQIGIQSYITDDKQSPIITTFLFPSEGFSFEHFYAYIKERGYVIYPGKLTDVDTFRIGNIGEIYEQDIEQLCHIIEEYRGVMAQ from the coding sequence ATGAATACCTATAAGCTTTTGACACCAGGACCTTTGACGACAACCAAGACGGTGAAAGAGGAGATGCTCTTTGACCGCTGTACATGGGATGATGAGTATAAATCGATTACGCAAAAAATCAGATCGCAGCTCCTGGCACTCGCCGGGGCGGATGCGGCACAATACACAGCGGTACTGATGCAGGGAAGTGGAACGTTTGCCGTCGAAGCAGTGATGACATCCACCATATCGAATGACGATAGAGTGCTGATTGTAACGAACGGCGCCTATGGTGAGCGGATCGTCAAAATGGCAAAGTATATTGGATTGAATTATGAGGAGTACCAAGTGAATTACGATGAACATCCAAGCGAGGATGAACTGCGAGCTATACTGCATAAGGATGAAGGTATTACGCATATCGCAATGGTACATTGCGAGACGACAACCGGGATTCTGAATCCGCTGGAGATGGTCTCGACGTTGTCCAGAGAATATGGAAAGACCCTCATTATCGATGCAATGAGCAGCTTTGGCGGCATGGAAATCGATGTTCAGGGACTTGGCATCGATTATCTCATCAGCAGTGCGAATAAATGCATCCAGGGCGTTCCGGGGTTTGGATTCGTCATCGCCAAGCTGGACAAGCTTGCAGCCTGCGAAGGGATTGCGCGCAGCTTGGCGCTCGATTTGTATGATCAGTGGAAAGGCATGGATCAGGACGGAAAATGGAGATATACTTCGCCGACCCATGTCGTGGCTGCCTTCTCCAAAGCGTTGGATGAGCTGAACGAAGAAGGCGGTGTATCGGCGAGATTCAGCCGTTACCAGAATAACAATCGCCTGCTGCGTGAGAGATTGGCGCAGATCGGCATCCAGTCTTATATTACTGATGATAAGCAATCTCCGATCATCACGACATTCTTATTCCCGAGTGAAGGGTTTAGCTTCGAACACTTTTACGCTTATATTAAAGAAAGGGGCTATGTGATATATCCGGGCAAGCTGACCGACGTGGATACCTTCCGAATTGGGAATATCGGAGAAATCTATGAGCAGGATATCGAACAGTTATGTCATATTATCGAAGAATATAGGGGAGTGATGGCACAATGA
- the phnX gene encoding phosphonoacetaldehyde hydrolase yields MNRIEGVILDWAGTAVDFGCFAPVNVFVDIFKNAGIEVTMAEARAPMGMLKIDHIRAMLSMPRVSALWEAKYGRAFDEQEVERLYAEFEPALMASLSEYTDPIPGVIETVEALKGQGLKIGSTTGYTSSMMEVVVANARQKGYSPDVYFTPDDTNSQGRPYPYMIYRNMESLRLSASWKVVKVGDTVSDVKEGVNAGVWSVGVVIGSSEMGLSSEEYHALSESDREAAISKTEQTFIQHGADFTIRTMDELPQLIERINDMLAEGQRPGIQR; encoded by the coding sequence ATGAACCGAATCGAAGGCGTTATATTGGACTGGGCCGGAACGGCTGTGGATTTTGGATGCTTTGCACCGGTGAACGTGTTTGTCGATATTTTTAAGAATGCGGGCATTGAAGTGACGATGGCTGAAGCAAGAGCACCGATGGGGATGCTGAAGATCGATCATATTCGTGCCATGCTATCCATGCCGAGAGTGTCGGCGCTATGGGAAGCGAAGTACGGAAGAGCCTTCGATGAGCAGGAAGTGGAACGGCTGTATGCAGAATTCGAGCCGGCGTTGATGGCTTCTTTATCCGAGTACACGGACCCGATTCCGGGTGTTATTGAGACGGTTGAAGCATTGAAGGGTCAAGGCTTGAAGATTGGTTCTACGACAGGTTATACGAGCAGCATGATGGAGGTCGTGGTGGCAAATGCCCGGCAAAAGGGCTACAGCCCGGATGTCTATTTCACGCCGGATGACACGAATTCCCAAGGAAGACCTTATCCGTACATGATTTATCGGAACATGGAGTCTCTGCGGTTATCGGCATCCTGGAAGGTCGTTAAGGTGGGGGATACCGTCTCGGACGTAAAGGAAGGCGTGAACGCAGGTGTATGGTCGGTTGGCGTTGTTATCGGCAGCTCGGAAATGGGCCTGAGTTCAGAAGAGTATCATGCCCTGTCAGAATCAGACCGGGAAGCTGCGATCTCGAAAACCGAACAGACATTTATCCAGCATGGGGCCGACTTTACGATTCGAACGATGGACGAACTGCCGCAGTTAATCGAGAGAATTAACGACATGCTGGCTGAGGGACAAAGACCGGGGATTCAGCGCTAG
- a CDS encoding alpha/beta hydrolase has product MKKRIMIMSAAIIALLAIIIVSASFYFYNVAIARADKGFLNGNPDLEANSNIDNPFADSKDWWAQQSFEEWNLTSDDGLKLHAYFLPAKVSTDKTVIIAHGYSGHSEQMSGFAQMYHEDLGYNVLLPDARGHGRSEGDYIGFGWPERKDYLKWIDQVIGHTSEGAQVVLHGVSMGGATVMMTSGEELPAQVKAIVEDCGYTSVTDELTYQLKRMYKLPSFPLLQSTSLLTKIRAGYSFGEASALEQVKKSKTPMLFIHGGGDLFVPTEMVYELYENGPEQKKLFIVPEAGHGMARQFDPEGYDREVTEFIGTYVQ; this is encoded by the coding sequence ATGAAAAAAAGGATTATGATCATGTCAGCAGCTATCATCGCACTACTAGCTATCATTATTGTTTCAGCAAGCTTCTACTTCTATAACGTCGCTATTGCCCGCGCCGACAAGGGCTTTCTGAATGGCAACCCCGACCTGGAAGCCAACTCGAATATCGACAATCCCTTTGCGGACAGCAAGGATTGGTGGGCCCAGCAGAGCTTCGAGGAATGGAACCTTACTTCAGACGACGGTCTGAAGCTGCATGCTTATTTTTTACCTGCCAAAGTATCAACGGATAAAACCGTCATCATTGCCCACGGCTACTCCGGTCATTCGGAGCAGATGAGCGGATTCGCCCAAATGTACCATGAGGACCTGGGTTACAACGTCCTTCTTCCCGACGCGCGAGGGCACGGACGAAGCGAAGGCGATTACATCGGCTTCGGCTGGCCGGAGCGCAAGGATTATCTGAAATGGATTGATCAAGTCATCGGGCATACGAGTGAAGGCGCTCAAGTCGTCCTACATGGCGTGTCCATGGGTGGCGCAACGGTTATGATGACCAGCGGCGAAGAGCTTCCTGCCCAGGTAAAAGCCATTGTCGAGGACTGCGGGTATACCTCGGTCACGGATGAGTTGACCTATCAGCTGAAGCGCATGTATAAGCTTCCGTCCTTCCCGCTGCTTCAATCCACAAGCCTGTTGACCAAGATCCGCGCTGGATACTCCTTCGGTGAAGCATCCGCCCTGGAGCAGGTCAAGAAGTCCAAGACCCCGATGCTGTTCATTCATGGCGGCGGCGATTTGTTCGTACCTACCGAGATGGTGTATGAGCTGTACGAGAATGGTCCGGAGCAAAAGAAGTTGTTCATCGTCCCCGAAGCAGGTCACGGCATGGCGCGCCAGTTCGACCCCGAGGGATATGACCGCGAAGTAACAGAGTTTATTGGCACGTACGTGCAATAA
- a CDS encoding DUF3888 domain-containing protein — MNKPFISLILAVVMVMGLPLPSHAEGAYSSPKKDSAQLQYQDMLMLFLLPHIDKAVRGHYIHTLKEQPLVYPYFVDVTGVKRVNGFRGFHFIITLEASPTVGPHIMVGKDRLVFEVAPTIPGGMVKLVEYKHLETYELPPLGKIS, encoded by the coding sequence ATGAACAAACCCTTCATCAGCCTAATCCTTGCCGTCGTTATGGTTATGGGTTTACCGCTGCCGTCCCATGCCGAGGGGGCCTATTCTTCACCGAAGAAGGATAGTGCACAGCTGCAATATCAGGATATGCTAATGCTATTTCTGCTTCCTCATATCGATAAAGCGGTTCGCGGGCATTATATCCATACGTTGAAGGAGCAGCCGCTTGTCTATCCCTACTTTGTGGATGTGACCGGAGTGAAGAGGGTGAACGGATTTCGCGGTTTTCATTTCATCATTACGCTTGAGGCCAGCCCGACGGTCGGTCCCCATATTATGGTGGGAAAGGACCGGCTTGTGTTTGAGGTGGCTCCGACGATTCCCGGCGGTATGGTCAAGCTGGTGGAATACAAACATCTGGAGACGTATGAGCTCCCCCCGCTTGGCAAGATATCGTGA